The Fodinibius saliphilus genome has a segment encoding these proteins:
- the plsY gene encoding glycerol-3-phosphate 1-O-acyltransferase PlsY, with protein sequence MLALGVVLLFSYLVGSIPSSIWVGKLVKGVDIRNHGSGNAGATNTFRLLGWPSGVTVLAIDFFKGFASSLWISQLAYHIASGPVALFEYWSVDPFLSITCGIAAIIGHMFPLYANFDGGKGMATAAGMLCGIEPISVGIAAAVFTVVMLASRYVSLASLVAAFVYPLVLVMLRYGFGWQLDGSILIFGALAGLGIIVKHRGNIKRLLNGTENQVSSFKPAVGWLNKEEKPQSGS encoded by the coding sequence ATGCTAGCACTTGGTGTTGTTCTACTGTTCAGTTATTTAGTTGGTTCAATCCCATCTTCAATATGGGTTGGAAAACTTGTTAAGGGTGTAGATATTCGAAATCACGGTAGTGGTAATGCCGGTGCCACCAACACTTTTCGCTTGTTGGGGTGGCCCTCAGGCGTAACCGTTCTTGCGATCGATTTTTTCAAAGGGTTTGCCAGTTCACTCTGGATAAGTCAGCTTGCCTATCATATCGCGTCCGGCCCTGTAGCTCTTTTTGAGTATTGGAGTGTAGATCCTTTTCTAAGTATCACTTGTGGGATAGCAGCCATTATTGGCCATATGTTCCCCTTATATGCTAATTTTGACGGAGGAAAAGGGATGGCTACGGCAGCAGGAATGTTGTGTGGAATTGAGCCGATCTCGGTCGGAATTGCAGCCGCGGTATTTACCGTTGTGATGTTAGCCAGCCGGTATGTTTCGCTGGCATCGTTGGTAGCTGCTTTTGTATATCCGTTGGTACTTGTAATGCTTCGTTACGGTTTTGGCTGGCAACTTGATGGAAGTATTTTAATTTTTGGTGCCCTTGCCGGCCTCGGAATCATTGTAAAACACCGGGGTAATATTAAACGGTTATTAAATGGAACAGAGAACCAGGTTAGT